One Mycobacterium kubicae genomic window carries:
- a CDS encoding PE family protein, whose protein sequence is MSYVIASPEYVAAAAADLARIATAITDANTAAAVPTSSVLSAGVDEVSILLAALFDEHAQAYQALSAQAEAFHNQFVQLMTFGGDQYALSEAANNSTLQVAEQGLAAATAPAQALSAPPPALGVNSAPFAAAHPVALGTAATAPVAATPAVVTPAPAAAVATPLGPAVAATSAVPTSAAGPAVSPVNAPVEALPAGAQPAVGSPVSALPANLATRAAPPAQPAQVNQAHGIQARAATAD, encoded by the coding sequence ATGTCGTATGTCATTGCCTCGCCGGAGTATGTCGCCGCGGCGGCAGCGGATCTGGCGAGGATCGCCACTGCGATCACTGACGCCAATACGGCGGCTGCCGTCCCGACATCGAGCGTGCTGTCGGCCGGCGTCGACGAAGTTTCCATTCTGCTAGCGGCGTTGTTCGACGAACACGCCCAGGCGTATCAGGCGCTCAGCGCTCAGGCGGAGGCGTTTCACAACCAGTTCGTACAGCTGATGACATTCGGTGGCGATCAGTACGCGCTGTCCGAGGCGGCGAACAACTCGACGTTGCAGGTCGCTGAGCAAGGTCTCGCGGCGGCCACCGCGCCGGCACAGGCCCTCTCGGCCCCGCCGCCGGCCCTTGGCGTGAACAGCGCCCCGTTTGCCGCCGCCCACCCGGTCGCCCTGGGCACGGCCGCGACCGCGCCCGTCGCTGCAACCCCAGCCGTGGTGACGCCGGCGCCCGCGGCCGCGGTAGCGACACCCCTCGGCCCGGCCGTCGCGGCGACGTCAGCGGTGCCCACTTCGGCTGCCGGCCCTGCCGTGTCCCCGGTGAACGCGCCGGTTGAAGCGCTGCCGGCGGGCGCGCAGCCCGCTGTCGGATCACCGGTGTCAGCCCTGCCGGCCAACCTGGCAACGCGCGCGGCGCCGCCGGCACAGCCGGCACAGGTCAATCAGGCACACGGTATCCAGGCCCGGGCGGCAACCGCCGACTGA